Genomic DNA from Scomber scombrus chromosome 21, fScoSco1.1, whole genome shotgun sequence:
ATGAAAACCTTTTCCAGGCACCAGGTATTAATCTGTCAAAGATTCAACACTCTTATATCTCAAGTCAACAAAAGAGGTATAAACTGGAGAGCGGTTTAATTTCCTGTTCACATATCAgatctgtgagtgtgtgcatagAAAGTGACCAACGTTGATGAAAGAAGCTGAACAGTTTCATCTTAATGCGGTTCTTTCACATTTTCTACCAGGAGACTGAATGTCTGGAGGTTGATGGTTTGGACTGTATCACGTGTGTTCAGAGAAACGATAGAAGAGATATTGTTTCAGGATACCAAGAAACCTGAGAGTATTAAATGTTCACCCGtgtcaatgattttttttaaaaagattgcTTCCTGTTTGTTCAGTAGCCATGTCAATAcctaatataattattaattaatctctTTATACATACATGGTTATGACAGCTGCATCTAATGCAGCACTGAAATGCTGCCCAGTTAACTAAAATACACACCCATGATGTCATGACAACGTAACCACAATGTAAATACTAACCAATAATATCTGCTGTGTATCTACTTGTGCAGCCCTAACCTGGTCTAATAACCTCTTCTCTATTTATCTCTACAGCACTgaattcttttcattttcagtcttttaGTCATCAGCCACAGTCCACCTCATTTATCAGAGTTCGTGCTGGTGTTATTCAActttctttcacacatgcaaacCAAGACCTGTGAACAGACTGAACTCtctggagtgcccctttaaatTAACAACAAAATCCAACTGGTATTTTAAGCAGAAAGGTGAAGAAGTAACACCAAACCACGAGTAAAATATCTCCAAGTGTTAAATTATAGGATAAGTAGTGCTGCAAATGATGATTTATTGAAAAATTGCAGATTAATCTGTTGAATATTATACCGATTAATGAACAatcgtttggtctataaaacaaCGAAACATGTCCATTATGGTTTCACAAAGCTTAAGACGCAACCAACAGTCCACTATCATATAGGATTTAAGAAAGTAAaagatattcacatttaagaagctggaatcagagaatttcagcatttttctttaaaaaaaaccccaaacctTTAAACTATCGAGacttattttctgttgattaatcaactaattgactTATCGGCTAATAAGCAGTGTTTGTGAATGGTGACACTTTGTTGCTTGGTACCTAATATAAAGCTCTTTGTGATTTATGCGGCAGGTTTATAAAACCTTGAACAGTTTAACATTCAAAGCTGTGACacagaaataaggaaagaaatataaaagaaCGTTTTATTGACATATCACAAAATGTTTCTTGAAGCTTTAAAGAAAACCTGCAAAAGCTGAGACTAAAACAAGGACCGGGGGCCGCAGAGTCTTCACCTCTTCTTGAAGCCGTACTTCTTCCTTTCATAGAACAGATCTGTTTTTGAGCTGCCCAAATTCACAATCTTAGGACAGCCATCTCGCtgtgaagagaaagaaggaagagaagaccgTGTTAGAGTATTATGAAAAACATCTGAGAAAGGCTggattcttatttttattgtttcaattaaaagttagtctatttattttcttaaagctGCTAGATCATCAGATCAGCCTTCTCTGGTTAGCTGCCTCAGCCTCATTTCTTGAGtagtgaaataaaaagcatgAGGAAGCTGAGATTAGATGACTCACATCTTTCTCCTGGATGGTGCACTCTTTACAGTAGTAGGCATCTGATACGCCGGGCCCTCCGCAGATGACGCAGCGTCCCTGATAGGAGCCGTAGTTACACTCGTCACAGATGCGGACCAGCGTGCACGGCCTCACGTAGGAATCGCAGATGACGCACTTTCCATCGCCTTGGAGGAGcagaaaaatgacagataagaagattgatggaggataacatttttttttaaaaagacatgcaGTGTGGACAAAAGAGCATAAACAGACCAGAATGATAGTTATTAATCACAATCTATTTATCAAGTACTTCAGAACTGGTGATGCCATTACTTTTATAGACAAAATTATAAATCAAAAGGATAACTGATATTCATAATGAGAACAAACATATGGTATACtcattaaataaactaaagccataaattaacactgaaactatgtATGAAGTTTTCCACAGCTGTAACGTGCACTGTTTTTAGAAGTGGTgacataaatatatttgatatatgtTGAAAAGATTCACAAAGCTGTTGATTATCGGACGATAATAGCCCATCACAGATTTTTAACTCCCTAATTTTCAGTAATAGCCTCAGAAATCCAGTATTAGTCGGGTTGCAATTATCATAATGTCCCTTTGAATATAATGTGCTTGTCTGGGTGTGTCTTGGTGCCATACATGTTTCTATTACAGATTAATAGATATGTATTCAATTAGTTGATTTCGTCTATATAATGAATTTTCAAGATAATTCTCAATCCTATAAGATATCTACAACATGGAAAGTTAGAGATGAGTATTTATATAATGCATAATTTTTACCGTACTGATTGTAATAAATGTTATTAACTGTGTAATACATTATCTatatttttcactcttttcaacaaaaataaaatgatctgaTTAACGTAAGTACAACGTTTCTGTTACACAAACAGTGGTGAAAAACAAGTCATACAGCTGATACCAGTAGATGTAGTAGTATTGACTTTAAGCTTGGAAGAAAACACACGACGAATGCAATTGAAATGAATGCAATAATCAATCTGTTTAAGTCATTTTAGGTATAAATACTTACATTTCTCACAGAGTCTGCCAATAG
This window encodes:
- the phf5a gene encoding PHD finger-like domain-containing protein 5A produces the protein MAKHHPDLIFCRKQAGVAIGRLCEKCDGKCVICDSYVRPCTLVRICDECNYGSYQGRCVICGGPGVSDAYYCKECTIQEKDRDGCPKIVNLGSSKTDLFYERKKYGFKKR